AGCTTGGACAGTCCAGAGCTGATTGCCTACAGAACGACATGTAGAGAGCGAAGACAAAACAGCGCAAAAACATACCTCATGGACAGTCTTGCCGGCGATAGCGGACAAAAATCCATCAAGAGCCTCCTCATCGACTTCAGAGCCTACAGAGCCCAAGATGGCCTCAATGTCCTTCTTTGAGGGCGATTCTGTTCCGCAAACAACGGCCAAAAGATAACTTGCGACGTACTTTAGGGACATTTTTTGAGTGTCTGTCGAATGACGATTTTAAAAATCTGTAGATATGACAATTTGGAGTGGAAAGACGTACATTTGAAATTAGATTTGAATTGTACAGCAAAAACGGTCCAGTAGAGCCTAAAGAGCGAACTACACGGCACAAGTAACTTAAATCACAAAATATGTAAATATATCAAACGTGAAATAACTGTGAAAGGCGAAACGCAAGGGAATCGCGGCCGAGGTCCTCTGGGGGGCGCTAATGGGGAAGCGCCGCTGATGAGATGTGTCGCCTAGTTATCTCATAGTCGCGCTTTACTCGCAATGAATTCGGATTCATGGCAAGATATTGTGACTGTGATACGAGTACTCTGGTCTTGCAACGTTTTAGCGCAATTCTCACTTGTTTCGGTGTTGTCGACATTAAACAGAGAGTCTCCCGGGACTTTATTCCTCTATACTGTCCACTAGCTATTTTACATAATGTTAATACGTACTCCTCAGCAGGACCTTGTAATTGGCCACCGGTTAACCAACGGAAGCCCTCTGTCTCGTCTCTCACTGTCTTCTGGGTGTTTTGGCCACAGCTCGTCGCAATATTAGCACATTATTCTACCATTTACTCCACCGCTAGTGTCAGATGTCTCCGTGGACAGGCGTGCGATTTTGTCCATTCGCTGTGTGGTCAGGGCCCTCTTGGGGGTTCTGCGTGGTCATTCTCCATATTTTCGCATTTGTGTACCTTTTATAGTCGATTGGCCCACATTACACTTGAAGGGCACTTGTACTTTACACCTTGGGATTTAAGGGCCGTTTGCGGACGCTGGGAGCCACTTTAGCACTGTAAACAGAGTATAATAAATCATGGCATCAGGTGAGGGCTTTAGCCATGTAAATGTGGATCTAAACAAGTTCCCTGTGAACTTGTTGGACGAGAAAGACGCCAACACAGCCTACGGAACGACCAACGAGATCCATCCTTTGAATGATATTGAATATAAGCACGTATACAAGACAATTCTCGAGAGGGATGCCAGAGTTGCCAGGACATTTGGGTCTCAGGAGGTTTTAAAGTCATCAATTGAATGCAACATGTGTGCCAAGTCATCTAGACTTCCTGGCATGAAGAGTAGCATGTTATCGCTTGAGATTTTAATGGGCGAACTCGACTCAATAAAGCCTTACGAATACGTAAACACAGAAAAACCGACCAACGAGTTTGGAATTGGTGGCATTCACTCACACATTGAAAATCGTATGGGCATTTAAAAGACATAAAATTGTTCTTTCATCTTTCTTCACAATACTATAGCACATTTAGTTGTATGTTAGTTATATACATGCGTAGAATGGTTAGAAATGACCATCGTAGTGGCCATGATAAAACTAACTGGGAATGGAACCCATGCGATGTTCCAACAAATACCAGGTTGGCAGAGTATAATTGCGATGATACGTTGTTCTAGTGTCTATTTACCGAAAGAGCTCTAAGTGAATCCGGGAATTTTTGGGAAAACAACACTCATAGCCTTGTCGAATTCTATCATAAAACGCGCAGGATCCGAGATGTATGGCATCTCGCTTTCGGTTCCAGTTTGAAGTGTCTGTAAGTAGGTgtggatgaagatgaacagCTTACTAACCTTGGAATCTT
This region of Theileria equi strain WA chromosome 1, complete sequence genomic DNA includes:
- a CDS encoding 60S acidic ribosomal protein P2, putative (encoded by transcript BEWA_021110A), which produces MSLKYVASYLLAVVCGTESPSKKDIEAILGSVGSEVDEEALDGFLSAIAGKTVHEAISSGLSKLQTVPTGGVAVAAAAAGAPAADKADAGKKEEPEAEEEEDDMGFSLFD
- a CDS encoding hypothetical protein (encoded by transcript BEWA_021120A) gives rise to the protein MASGEGFSHVNVDLNKFPVNLLDEKDANTAYGTTNEIHPLNDIEYKHVYKTILERDARVARTFGSQEVLKSSIECNMCAKSSRLPGMKSSMLSLEILMGELDSIKPYEYVNTEKPTNEFGIGGIHSHIENRMGI